In Pseudorasbora parva isolate DD20220531a chromosome 9, ASM2467924v1, whole genome shotgun sequence, the following proteins share a genomic window:
- the cfap57 gene encoding cilia- and flagella-associated protein 57 isoform X2 gives MMFESSRLRWEMNVASVQKLNSQSEKQDSNEQDSNEPSSALPRVTAIVGYSSGFVCSAGPGTVCLFEKIEEEDQYKKIKDIKIPPEAFSNYDSSAEQQEISTLCISPSEETLAACTDHGQIYSIHLSIVELEKGDHAHFEYLSQSFHSSIITGLSTCIRKPLIATCSLDRSVRIWNFETNELEIYKEFQEEAYSIALHPTGLYILVGFSDKLRFMTLLIDDIRTLKEFTVRSCRECVFSHGGHLFAAVNGNVINIYSTTTFEEVLNLKGHNEKVRAVAFSADDSCLVSCGMDGAVYEWNTLSGTRESDSVLKTCSYTGVTLSPDAKTFFAVGTDCTLKEIQDCQIVREVASGDVVYTTVAMSRSGRGLFIGTSTGAVRAIKYPLPIQNAWLEYQAHAGPVTKMVITFDDQFLLTVSEDGCLFIWKIIDKEGQGLKREKELTYAEEILVTKSDLEEKNKMILDLNRTVDELQEDIKHQLSLKDMTYKEKINELIEKCHQQISSLNAEKKVLQTEKEKQQAAHVKALSEILEKHDKELQDIESNNNQKLMLEYEKYHELQLKLHSIQKECEQQLHSMEESKTRALEEMMQSYEAKLKDKTKQLNQFQVESQQQVREFEEYIKQEEVDADIEIHEIRMKYEQNLREEKKASAMLKVELDTTTKSFHGLQKEIDNRNLEIEKLKQELQKLQSVIKSLENDITGLKETIQKKDGNIQDKENSIYDLKKKNSTLNKAIDVMNHTAELMEEEIAPKDDLIKELKEQMQEMEVELKDFHKMNTQLELKIDELNLKLKTKDKEIHKELKKVKDFGVLVQRFKADLHMCVECIQDPQKLKENIRELYKCYVQPSDVVEKVAVHTDIQRENSKQREHYEKIITTLKNQLSRDANVFQANNTKLMKDNVFLMKEINDLRQELRTVRMQLHNYESQSNFNKNIKGSAKTRGAASAGRTVLMTQENSEEAEKIIQLQRLEIHRLKQEIFSQIPSSRTKLPPLTN, from the exons TCAGTCAGAAAAGCAGGACTCAAATGAGCAGGACTCAAATGAGCCGTCCTCCGCCCTGCCGCGGGTGACGGCTATTGTAGGTTATTCTAGTGGATTTGTTTGCTCCGCTGGTCCTGGaactgtgtgtttgtttgagaaaaTAGAGGAGGAGGACCAGTACAAGAAGATCAAAGACATAAAG ATTCCTCCAGAGGCGTTCAGTAATTATGACAGTTCTGCAGAGCAGCAGGAAATCAGCACTCTGTGCATCAGTCCATCAGAAGAGACCCTGGCCGCCTGTACAGACCACGGGCAGATCTACAGCATCCATCTCTCCATAGTTGAGTtagaaaag GGTGATCATGCTCATTTTGAGTACCTGTCTCAATCGTTCCATTCCAGCATCATCACCGGTTTGTCCACCTGCATCCGTAAACCGCTTATTGCCACCTGTTCCCTGGACCGTTCAGTGCGCATCTGGAACTTTGAGACCAA TGAATTAGAGATTTATAAGGAGTTCCAGGAGGAAGCCTACAGCATAGCTCTCCACCCCACTGGACTGTACATCCTGGTGGGATTCTCAGACAAACTTCGTTTCATGACTCTGCTCATCGATGACATCAGGACTTTGAAGGAGTTCACTGTGCGCAGTTGCCGGGAG TGTGTGTTCAGCCATGGGGGCCACTTGTTTGCTGCTGTCAATGGAAATGTGATTAACATCTACTCCACTACCACATTTGAGGAGGTTCTGAATCTGAAGGGACACAATGAAAAA GTGCGAGCCGTGGCGTTCAGTGCAGATGACAGTTGTCTCGTGTCATGTGGAATGGACGGGGCCGTGTATGAATGGAATACTCTCAGCGGTACCCGAGAGTCCGACAGTGTGCTCAAGACCTGCAGCTACACAGGGGTCACCCTCTCCCCTGACGCAAAGACATTCTTTGCTGTCGGGACAGACTGCACTCTGAAGGAAATACAAGACTGTCAG ATCGTTAGGGAAGTGGCTTCAGGTGATGTGGTTTACACCACTGTTGCTATGTCTCGTTCAGGACGAGGGCTCTTCATTGGAACCTCTACAGGGGCTGTGAGGGCCATTAAATATCCTCTACCCATTCAGAATGCCTGGCTAGAGTACCAGGCCCATGCTGGCCCTGTCACTAAG ATGGTTATCACTTTTGATGACCAGTTCCTCCTAACAGTCTCAGAAGACGGTTGTCTTTTTATATGGAAAATCATTGACAAAGAAGGACAAGGGttgaaaagagagaaagaattAACATATGCTGAAGAGATCCTCGTCACCAAATCAGACCTTGAAGAAAAG AATAAAATGATTTTGGATCTGAACAGAACAGTGGATGAGCTCCAGGAGGATATCAAACATCAGCTCAGCCTCAAGGACATGACCTACAAGGAAAAGATCAATGAACTCATTGAAAAATGCCACCAACAGATCAGTTCACTAAATGCTGAGAAAAAG GTCCTGCAAACAGAAAAAGAGAAACAGCAAGCAGCCCATGTTAAAGCTCTGTCAGAAATCTTAGAAAAACATGATAAAGAGCTGCAGGACATAg AGTCGAACAATAACCAGAAGCTCATGCTGGAATATGAGAAATACCATGAGCTACAACTGAAGCTTCATAGCATTCAGAAGGAATGTGAACAGCAGCTGCACAGCATGGAGGAGAGCAAGACCCGAGCCCTGGAGGAGATGATGCAGTCTTATGAGGCCAAGCTGAAGGACAAGACAAAGCAGTTGAATCAG TTTCAGGTTGAATCCCAGCAGCAGGTTCGGGAATTTGAGGAATACATAAAGCAAGAGGAGGTGGACGCAGATATCGAAATCCATGAAATCCGCATGAAATACGAGCAAAATCTCAGGGAAGAAAAAAAGGCCAGTGCTATGCTCAAAGTGGAATTAGATACTACAACAAAGTCG TTTCATGGCCTGCAGAAGGAAATTGATAACAGGAACTTGGAGATCGAGAAGCTGAAGCAAGAACTGCAGAAGCTGCAGTCGGTGATCAAATCACTAGAGAACGACATCACTGGGCTAAAGGAGACCATTCAGAAAAAAGATGGAAATATACAGGATAAG GAAAATAGCATCTATGACCTGAAAAAGAAGAATAGCACACTTAACAAAGCAATCGATGTGATGAACCACACGGCTGAATTAATGGAGGAGGAGATTGCACCCAAAGATGATCTAATTAAAGAGCTGAAGGAGCAGATGCAGGAG ATGGAGGTAGAGTTAAAGGACTTCCATAAGATGAACACACAACTGGAACTGAAAATTGATGAACTGAACttaaaattgaaaaccaaaGACAAAGAAATACACAAAGAATTGAAAAAG GTGAAGGACTTTGGGGTTCTGGTACAGAGATTTAAAGCTGACCTTCACATGTGTGTGGAATGCATTCAGGACCCCCAAAAATTGAAGGAAAACATTCGAGAGCTCTATAAATGTTATGTTCAGCCATCAGATGTG GTCGAGAAAGTAGCGGTGCACACAGATATCCAGAGGGAAAACAGCAAACAGAGGGAGCACTATGAGAAGATTATCACTACTCTGAAGAACCAGCTTAGCAGAGATGCAAATGTCTTCCAGGCCAACAATACGAAGCTCATGAAG GACAACGTATTTCTCATGAAAGAGATCAATGATCTGCGCCAGGAGCTGCGCACAGTCCGAATGCAGCTGCACAACTACGAGAGTCAGAGCAACTTCAACAAGAACATCAAGGGCTCTGCTAAAACAAGAG